From Anomalospiza imberbis isolate Cuckoo-Finch-1a 21T00152 chromosome 22, ASM3175350v1, whole genome shotgun sequence, a single genomic window includes:
- the SMUG1 gene encoding single-strand selective monofunctional uracil DNA glycosylase, translating into MEREEEEEDGARAEEGPRAEEEEEGPGGADEEGPRAAAEEDEDGADGADGADGADEEEDDEEEEDDEAEGVAARFLALQRGLSARLRALPPPGPPVALVYAPLEYAWQPHRRFVRRFLRAPKAVLFLGMNPGPFGMAQTGVPFGEAWHVREWLRVSGAVQRPPREHPKRPVLGLRCPRTEVSGARFWGLVRSLCPDPRDFFRHCFVHNLCPLLFLAASGRNVPPPELRAAERERLLAPCAAALAATVEALGVRLVVALGRVAELRARRALRAAGLAVPVAWIPHPSPRNPRANRGWEAEVRARLAELGVLRLLGVREGAGL; encoded by the exons atggagcgggaggaggaggaggaggacggagccagggctgaggaaggaccgagggctgaggaggaggaggagggaccCGGCGGTGCAGATGAGGAAGGACCCAGGGCCGCGGCCGAGGAAGATGAGGACGGTGCCGATGGTGCCGATGGTGCCGATGGTGCCGATGAGGAGGAGGacgatgaggaggaggaggacgatgAGGCCGAAGGCGTGGCGGCGCGCTTCCTGGCGCTGCAGCGGGGCCTGTCCGCGCGGCtgcgggcgctgccgccgcccggGCCCCCGGTGGCGCTGGTGTACGCCCCGCTCGAGTACGCGTGGCAGCCGCACCGGCGCTTCGTGCGCCGCTTCCTGCGCGCCCCCAAAGCCGTGCTCTTCCTCGGCATGAACCCCGGCCCCTTCGGCATGGCCCAGACCGGG GTGCCGTTCGGCGAGGCGTGGCACGTGCGGGAGTGGCTGCGGGTGTCGGGCGCGGTGCAGCGGCCGCCCCGGGAGCACCCCAAGCGCCCGGTGCTGGGGCTGCGCTGCCCGCGGACCGAGGTCAGCGGCGCCCGCTTCTGGGGGCTGGTGCGGAGCCTCTGCCCGGACCCCCGCGACTTCTTCCGCCACTGCTTCGTGCACAACCTCTGCCCGCTCCTCTTCCTCGCCGCCAGCGGCCGCAACGTGCCCCCGCCGGAGCTGCGGGCGGCCGAGCGGGAGCGGCTGCTCGCCCCGTGCGCCGCGGCGCTCGCCGCCACCGTGGAGGCGCTGGGCGTGCGGCTCGTGGTGGCCCTGGGCCGCGTGGCCGAGCTGCGGGCGCGCCGGGCGCTGCGGGCCGCGGGGCTGGCCGTGCCCGTGGCCTGGATCCCGCACCCGTCCCCCCGCAACCCCCGCGCCAACCGCGGCTGGGAGGCCGAGGTGCGGGCCAGGCTGGCCGAGCTCGGGGTGCTGCGGCTGCTGGGGgtgcgggagggggcggggctc
- the CBX5 gene encoding chromobox protein homolog 5, producing MGRRSRRAADSSSSGEEEEYVVEKVLDRRVVRGQAEYLLKWKGFSEEHNTWEPEKNLDCPELISQFLRKDRRMRDMRDMRDSEGTRPRERPEGAKRKGLPGSEDGRAKKKRESNDIARGFERGLEPEKIIGATDSCGDLMFLMKWKDTDEADLVLAKEANLKCPQIVIAFYEERLTWHAYPEDSDPKERDPPRS from the exons ATGGGCAGGAGGAGCCGGCGGGCAGCCGACAGCTCGTCCtcgggggaggaggaggagtatGTGGTGGAGAAGGTTCTGGATCGGCGCGTGGTGAGGGGCCAGGCCGAGTACCTGCTCAAGTGGAAGGGCTTCTCCGA ggagcaCAACACGTGGGAGCCCGAGAAGAACCTGGACTGCCCCGAGCTGATCTCGCAGTTCCTGCGCAAGGACCGCAGGATGAGGGACATGAGGGACATgagggacagcgaggggacacgGCCCCGGGAGCGCCCTGAGGGCGCCAAGCGCAAGGGACTGCCCGGCAGCGAGGACGGCAGAGccaagaaaaagagagag agcAACGACATCGCCCGCGGCTTCGAGCGGGGGCTGGAGCCCGAGAAGATCATCGGGGCCACCGACTCCTGCGGGGACCTCATGTTCCTCATGAAGTG gaAGGACACGGACGAGGCCGACCTGGTGCTGGCCAAGGAGGCCAACCTCAAGTGTCCCCAGATTGTCATCGCGTTCTACGAGGAGCGGCTGACGTGGCACGCGTACCCCGAGGACAGCGACCCCAAGGAGCGGGACCCCCCCCGCAGCTAA
- the HNRNPA1 gene encoding heterogeneous nuclear ribonucleoprotein A1 isoform X1, translating to MAKAESPKEPEQLRKLFIGGLSFETTDESLRSHFEQWGTLTDCVVMRDPNTKRSRGFGFVTYSSVEEVDAAMNARPHKVDGRVVEPKRAVSREDSQRPGAHLTVKKIFVGGIKEDTEEHHLRDYFGQYGKIEVIEIMTDRGSGKKRGFAFVTFDDHDSVDKIVIQKYHTVNGHNCEVRKALSKQEMASASAGQRGCAPPPPPLLGRSGSGNFGGGGGRGGGFGGGDNFNRGGNFGGRYGGGGGGPGYSGGNRGYGGSGSYDGYNNGGGGFGGGSGGRRPARGPALAVRNGLAEAGTGSNFGGGGSYNDFGSYNNQASSFGPMKGGSFGGRSSGPYGGGGYGSSSGGGSYGGGRRF from the exons atGGCCAAGGCCGAG TCCCCGAAGGAGCCGGAGCAGCTCCGGAAGCTTTTCATCGGGGGCCTGAGCTTCGAGACCACGGACGAGAGCCTGCGCAGCCACTTCGAGCAGTGGGGCACGCTCACCGACTGCGTG gtgatgCGGGACCCCAACACGAAGCGCTCGCGGGGCTTTGGCTTCGTCACCTACTCCTCGGTCGAGGAGGTCGACGCCGCCATGAACGCGCGGCCACACAAGGTGGATGGCAGGGTGGTGGAGCCCAAACGGGCCGTGTCCAGAGAg GACTCGCAGCGGCCCGGCGCGCACCTGACGGTGAAGAAGATCTTCGTGGGCGGCATCAAGGAGGACACGGAGGAGCACCACCTGCGCGACTACTTCGGCCAGTACGGCAAGATCGAGGTCATTGAGATCATGACCGACCGCGGCAGCGGCAAGAAGCGCGGCTTCGCCTTCGTCACCTTCGACGACCACGACTCCGTGGACAAAATCGTCA TCCAGAAGTACCACACGGTGAACGGGCACAACTGCGAGGTGCGCAAGGCCCTGTCCAAGCAGGAGATGGCCAGCGCCTCGGCCGGCCAGCGAG GCtgtgccccccccccgccccctcTGCTAGGCCGCAGCGGCTCCGGAAACTtcggcggtggcggcggccgcggTGGCGGCTTCGGCGGCGGTGACAACTTCAACCGAGGCGGCAACTTCGGGGGAC GTTacggtggcggcggcggcggccccggctaCTCCGGGGGCAACCGGGGCTACGGCGGCAGCGGCTCCTACGACGGCTACAACAACGGCGGCGGCGGCTTtggcggcggcagcgggggccggcggccggcgcggggaccgGCGCTGGCCGTGCGCAACGGGCTGGCCGAGGCGGGCACAG GCAGCAATTTCGGGGGCGGGGGCAGCTACAACGACTTCGGCAGCTACAACAACCAGGCCTCGAGCTTCGGGCCCATGAAGGGCGGCAGCTTCGGGGGGCGCAGCTCGGGCCCCTACGGCGGTG GCGGCTACGGCAGCTccagcggcggcggcagctaCGGAGGAGGGAGGAGGTTTTAA
- the HNRNPA1 gene encoding heterogeneous nuclear ribonucleoprotein A1 isoform X2 has protein sequence MAKAESPKEPEQLRKLFIGGLSFETTDESLRSHFEQWGTLTDCVVMRDPNTKRSRGFGFVTYSSVEEVDAAMNARPHKVDGRVVEPKRAVSREDSQRPGAHLTVKKIFVGGIKEDTEEHHLRDYFGQYGKIEVIEIMTDRGSGKKRGFAFVTFDDHDSVDKIVIQKYHTVNGHNCEVRKALSKQEMASASAGQRGRSGSGNFGGGGGRGGGFGGGDNFNRGGNFGGRYGGGGGGPGYSGGNRGYGGSGSYDGYNNGGGGFGGGSGGRRPARGPALAVRNGLAEAGTGSNFGGGGSYNDFGSYNNQASSFGPMKGGSFGGRSSGPYGGGGYGSSSGGGSYGGGRRF, from the exons atGGCCAAGGCCGAG TCCCCGAAGGAGCCGGAGCAGCTCCGGAAGCTTTTCATCGGGGGCCTGAGCTTCGAGACCACGGACGAGAGCCTGCGCAGCCACTTCGAGCAGTGGGGCACGCTCACCGACTGCGTG gtgatgCGGGACCCCAACACGAAGCGCTCGCGGGGCTTTGGCTTCGTCACCTACTCCTCGGTCGAGGAGGTCGACGCCGCCATGAACGCGCGGCCACACAAGGTGGATGGCAGGGTGGTGGAGCCCAAACGGGCCGTGTCCAGAGAg GACTCGCAGCGGCCCGGCGCGCACCTGACGGTGAAGAAGATCTTCGTGGGCGGCATCAAGGAGGACACGGAGGAGCACCACCTGCGCGACTACTTCGGCCAGTACGGCAAGATCGAGGTCATTGAGATCATGACCGACCGCGGCAGCGGCAAGAAGCGCGGCTTCGCCTTCGTCACCTTCGACGACCACGACTCCGTGGACAAAATCGTCA TCCAGAAGTACCACACGGTGAACGGGCACAACTGCGAGGTGCGCAAGGCCCTGTCCAAGCAGGAGATGGCCAGCGCCTCGGCCGGCCAGCGAG GCCGCAGCGGCTCCGGAAACTtcggcggtggcggcggccgcggTGGCGGCTTCGGCGGCGGTGACAACTTCAACCGAGGCGGCAACTTCGGGGGAC GTTacggtggcggcggcggcggccccggctaCTCCGGGGGCAACCGGGGCTACGGCGGCAGCGGCTCCTACGACGGCTACAACAACGGCGGCGGCGGCTTtggcggcggcagcgggggccggcggccggcgcggggaccgGCGCTGGCCGTGCGCAACGGGCTGGCCGAGGCGGGCACAG GCAGCAATTTCGGGGGCGGGGGCAGCTACAACGACTTCGGCAGCTACAACAACCAGGCCTCGAGCTTCGGGCCCATGAAGGGCGGCAGCTTCGGGGGGCGCAGCTCGGGCCCCTACGGCGGTG GCGGCTACGGCAGCTccagcggcggcggcagctaCGGAGGAGGGAGGAGGTTTTAA